A single genomic interval of Lathyrus oleraceus cultivar Zhongwan6 chromosome 7, CAAS_Psat_ZW6_1.0, whole genome shotgun sequence harbors:
- the LOC127101392 gene encoding derlin-1, whose protein sequence is MSSPGEYYKALPPIIKAYGTACFVATAAYELGLYSPLYIALFYSEVFYRFQVWRLFTNFFFLGGFSINFGIRLLMILRYGVQLEKGVFDRRTADFLWMMIFGAFSLLVLSAIPFFWTPFMAVSLVFMLVYVWSREFPNALVSFYGLVSLKAFYLPWVTLALDVIFGSPIMPDLLGIIAGHLFYFLTVLHPLAGGKNILKTPMWVHKLVARWRIGPPPITRVNDVQQESSSGVFRGRSYRLNG, encoded by the exons ATGTCTTCTCCCGGCGA GTATTATAAAGCTCTTCCACCTATAATCAAGGCTTATGGAACAGCTTGTTTCGTTGCTACCGCAGCTTATGAACTTGGATTATATAGTCCACTTTACATTGCACTGTTCTACAGTGAAGTGTTCTATCGTTTTCAG GTTTGGAGGCTGTTTACAAACTTCTTTTTCCTCGGGGGGTTCTCCATCAATTTTGGTATTCGTCTCTTAATGAT ATTAAGGTATGGCGTGCAACTTGAGAAGGGAGTATTCGACAGAAGGACGGCTGATTTCTTGTGGATGATGATATTTGGAGCCTTTTCACTTTTG GTTCTGTCTGCAATCCCCTTTTTTTGGACCCCGTTTATGGCAGTATCGCTTGTTTTTATGCTTGTTTATGTATGGAGTAGAGAATTTCCAAACGCCCTAGTCAGCTTTTATGGACTTGTTTCACTTAAG GCCTTCTATCTTCCGTGGGTGACGCTTGCTTTGGATGTCATTTTTGGTTCACCGATAATGCCTGATCTGTTGGGTATCATTGCGGGACATCTATTCTACTTCTTGACAGTCTTGCATCCTCTAGCAGGTGGAAAAAACATTTTGAAAACTCCAATGTGGGT ACATAAATTGGTTGCAAGATGGAGAATTGGACCCCCACCAATTACTCGTGTTAATGACGTCCAACAAGAGAGCAGTTCAGGAGTTTTCAGGGGAAGATCCTACCGACTTAATGGGTAG